The proteins below come from a single Stomoxys calcitrans chromosome 1, idStoCalc2.1, whole genome shotgun sequence genomic window:
- the LOC106084955 gene encoding UPF0046 protein C25E10.12, whose amino-acid sequence MDIPIHPLTHNPTMAWKEISKTQRVIKVTMKPPSTGVAFNKARVVCMSDTHSLTHYMKFDIPDGDIFIHAGDFTKCGRMVEVVEFNQWIGTLPHKHKIVIAGNHELSFDETFTHPFQNKSSAERTKHTGLSILDDLPTLGNTKENIADAVQTLNIRDVLTNCTYIEDELVEIWGIRIYGSPWQPKFCNWAFNVPRGLPCLEKWNKIPEDIDILVTHTPPVGHGDLCCSGVRAGCVELLTTIQKRVRPKYHVFGHIHEGYGITSDGRVIYVNASTCDINYLPNNPPIVFDVTLPPGVRKDE is encoded by the exons ATGGACATACCCATACATCCCCTAACACACAATCCCACCATGGCATGGAAAGAAATTTCCAAAACACAACGCGTTATTAAGGTTACCATGAAGCCGCCTTCCACAGGCGTGGCTTTTAATAAGGCTCGCGTAGTCTGCATGTCGGACACACATTCACTGACTCACTACATGAAATTTGACATACCAGATGGTGATATTTTCATACATGCAGGAGATTTCACAAAGTGTGGACGCATGGTAGAAGTTGTGGAATTCAATCAATGGATTGGAACACTACCGCACAAGCATAAAATTGTAATTGCAGGCAATCATGAGCTCAGTTTTGATGAGACATTTACTCATCCATTTCAAAATAAATCCAGTGCAGAAAG aACCAAACACACGGGTTTGTCCATACTCGATGACTTGCCCACGTTGGGTAATACCAAAGAGAACATCGCAGACGCTGTTCAAACTCTAAACATTCGTGATGTACTTACAAATTGTACCTACATTGAAGATGAATTAGTCGAAATATGGGGTATACGCATTTATGGTAGTCCTTGGCAGCCAAAATTCTGCAATTGGGCATTTAATGTGCCTCGCGGTCTCCCCTGCCTGgagaaatggaataaaattccCGAAGACATTGATATTCTAGTAACACACACACCGCCTGTAGGTCATGGAGATCTATGCTGCTCAGGTGTTCGTGCCGGTTGTGTGGAACTCTTGACAACGATACAGAAAAGAGTCAGGCCAAAATATCATGTCTTTGGGCATATACATGAAGGCTACGGCATTACCTCAGATGGAAGGGTGATTTATGTGAATGCCTCAACTTGCGATATTAACTATTTGCCCAATAATCCTCCAATTGTATTCGATGTCACATTGCCACCCGGTGTGCGTAAGGATGAATAG